One window of Dyadobacter sandarakinus genomic DNA carries:
- a CDS encoding glycosyltransferase family 2 protein, with amino-acid sequence MKISGFTIIRNAVINDYPIVEAITSILPVVDEMVVSVGRSDDDTLGLIRSIGSDKIRIVETEWDMSLREGGRVLAVETDKALQHVSPDTDWAFYIQGDEAVHEKYHDSILESCRRYKDNPEVEGLLFDYLHFYGTYDYVGDSRKWYRREIRIIRYEKTPAGTPISAYRDAQGFRRGGEKLKVKHSGAAVYHYGWVKSPVQMKTKMKNVSRFWHEDKAWEKILQSEDFFDYEEFDSLKVFEGTHPAVMQDRIGRQTWNVSFDISRKKFRLKDALLYWFEKKTGRRLFEFRNYRLI; translated from the coding sequence TTGAAAATTTCCGGGTTTACAATCATCAGAAATGCCGTCATCAATGATTATCCCATCGTGGAGGCGATTACGTCCATCCTGCCGGTTGTAGACGAAATGGTGGTGAGCGTGGGCCGCAGCGACGATGATACGCTTGGGCTGATCAGGTCCATCGGGTCTGATAAAATACGGATTGTAGAGACCGAGTGGGATATGTCGCTGCGGGAAGGCGGCAGGGTGCTGGCTGTGGAAACGGATAAAGCATTGCAGCACGTCTCGCCGGATACCGACTGGGCATTTTACATCCAGGGCGATGAGGCGGTGCATGAAAAATACCACGACAGCATTCTCGAAAGCTGCCGCCGGTACAAGGATAATCCGGAGGTGGAGGGACTTTTGTTTGACTACCTGCACTTTTACGGCACCTACGATTATGTAGGCGACAGCCGCAAATGGTACCGGCGCGAAATTCGTATCATCCGGTACGAAAAAACGCCGGCCGGCACGCCCATATCAGCCTACCGCGATGCGCAGGGGTTCAGGAGGGGAGGAGAAAAGCTGAAAGTGAAGCACTCCGGAGCCGCGGTGTACCATTATGGATGGGTGAAAAGCCCCGTGCAGATGAAGACCAAGATGAAAAATGTAAGCCGGTTCTGGCATGAGGATAAAGCGTGGGAAAAGATACTTCAGTCTGAGGATTTCTTTGACTATGAGGAATTTGACTCGCTGAAAGTATTTGAAGGTACTCACCCCGCTGTCATGCAGGACCGGATCGGCCGGCAGACCTGGAATGTGAGCTTTGATATTTCGCGCAAAAAATTCAGGCTGAAAGATGCACTGCTTTACTGGTTTGAAAAAAAGACGGGCCGTCGCCTGTTCGAGTTCAGGAATTACCGCCTTATTTGA
- a CDS encoding FkbM family methyltransferase — MFEYFKKSLARKKARRQFQEYPHIVNVFPLEKEGEVSFANWQNPLVSPKTITQAEVNFYRKFISEGSLCIDIGTNIGDTTVPMALAAGKTGTTIGFDPNPHVFKILQINASLNPDKTNIVPLPYAITKEEGEFSYSSSEASFGNGGISNEVVEDQGAFQLPEKIKGINLEQYLKANYTSALSRLAFIKVDVEGADMEVIRSISELIRKYKPVLVAECFPKATPEERAELYHMVTELGYKLYYFSDFDENAKISHLAGPRDMNKWKTFNFYAVPEEA, encoded by the coding sequence ATGTTTGAGTATTTCAAAAAATCATTGGCCCGCAAGAAAGCCAGGCGCCAGTTTCAGGAATATCCGCACATTGTCAATGTTTTCCCGCTGGAAAAAGAAGGTGAAGTTTCATTTGCCAACTGGCAGAATCCCCTTGTTTCACCCAAAACCATTACCCAGGCCGAGGTGAATTTTTACAGAAAGTTCATCAGCGAAGGCAGTCTCTGCATTGATATCGGCACCAATATCGGGGATACTACTGTTCCGATGGCACTGGCAGCAGGCAAAACGGGCACGACCATCGGATTTGATCCCAATCCGCATGTTTTCAAGATCCTGCAGATCAACGCTTCGCTCAATCCGGACAAAACCAACATTGTGCCTCTGCCCTATGCGATTACGAAGGAGGAAGGGGAATTTTCTTACAGCTCATCGGAGGCATCATTCGGGAATGGGGGCATTTCCAATGAAGTAGTGGAAGACCAGGGTGCATTTCAGCTTCCCGAAAAGATCAAGGGCATTAATCTCGAACAATACCTGAAAGCCAACTATACCTCAGCCCTGTCACGCCTGGCATTCATCAAAGTGGATGTGGAAGGAGCTGACATGGAGGTGATCCGTTCCATCAGTGAGCTTATCCGCAAGTACAAGCCCGTGCTGGTGGCCGAATGTTTTCCCAAAGCAACTCCCGAAGAGCGGGCAGAGCTTTACCATATGGTTACCGAGCTGGGTTACAAGCTGTATTACTTCTCTGATTTTGATGAAAATGCAAAAATCAGCCACCTGGCCGGACCCAGGGATATGAACAAGTGGAAAACTTTCAACTTTTACGCAGTACCCGAAGAAGCCTGA
- the corA gene encoding magnesium/cobalt transporter CorA produces the protein MVRIFYKEGRLIKRENDIRELGQIKNLVWVDLQSPSPEEEEWVENKCNISFQTPQEIVEIESSSRFFEQNDTINANSNFLSIDRDGYETYPVSFILHHNVLFTYRRGDSKTFADTVKKMKVSQESVHTGVDFMLLLLETRIEADADSLEGISRDISAISKNLTHEQKARQEVLIRISGLQEITMMLRETSIDKQRVLSGILRSQYFPEERKEHLRIILKDINSLLEYTTFNFERLEYLQNTFMGLINLEQSQVIKIFTVVTIIFMPPTLIAGIFGMNYNHIPSTAEPWGFWVSLLLMVFSSLIVLWFFRRKRWI, from the coding sequence ATGGTTCGCATATTTTACAAAGAGGGAAGGCTGATCAAGCGGGAGAATGATATCCGGGAACTTGGACAAATTAAAAACCTGGTTTGGGTTGATCTGCAATCTCCATCGCCGGAGGAGGAAGAGTGGGTAGAGAACAAGTGCAACATCAGTTTTCAGACACCCCAGGAAATTGTAGAAATCGAAAGCAGCTCGCGTTTTTTTGAACAAAACGATACCATTAACGCCAACTCCAACTTTCTGAGCATTGATCGTGACGGATATGAAACTTACCCGGTTTCATTCATTCTGCACCATAATGTGCTTTTTACCTATCGCCGCGGAGACTCAAAAACGTTTGCTGATACGGTCAAGAAAATGAAGGTCAGCCAGGAGAGCGTGCATACCGGCGTGGACTTCATGCTGCTCCTGCTCGAAACACGCATTGAGGCCGATGCCGATTCACTGGAAGGGATTTCGCGCGACATTTCGGCAATCAGCAAGAACCTGACGCATGAGCAGAAAGCCCGGCAGGAAGTACTGATCCGCATCAGCGGTCTGCAGGAAATTACCATGATGCTCCGCGAAACGAGCATAGACAAGCAGCGGGTACTTTCAGGGATATTGCGGAGCCAGTATTTTCCGGAAGAGCGCAAGGAGCATTTGCGCATTATTTTGAAAGATATCAACTCCCTGCTGGAATATACCACCTTCAACTTCGAGCGGCTGGAATATCTGCAGAACACCTTTATGGGTCTGATCAACCTGGAACAAAGCCAGGTGATCAAGATTTTCACGGTAGTGACGATCATTTTTATGCCACCTACGCTCATTGCGGGTATTTTCGGAATGAACTATAACCATATTCCGTCCACTGCGGAGCCGTGGGGTTTCTGGGTGTCGCTGCTGCTGATGGTATTTTCTTCCCTGATTGTCCTGTGGTTTTTCAGGCGAAAGCGGTGGATATGA
- a CDS encoding MFS transporter translates to MQNNASAGIFTTQFWLLGLSSFLFSSSFNMLIPELPGYLSTMGGGDYKGAIIGLFTLTAGLSRPFSGRLTDRIGRVPVMAFGSLVCFVCGFLYPVFTTVMPFLLLRLVHGFSTGFKPTGTSAYVADIVPANRRGEAMGIHGMCMGVGSAFGPAIGSLISQAFSLNALFYTSSFFAFLSIAILLNMKETLKEKQRLSVDAFKITRRDIFEPDVLSPALITFLCYFGYGAVSTVTPDFSTYLGLTNRGYYFMVFTLFSILIRLFAGKISDQHGRMPVTIAGCCVLTCAMIITGYADSITLFLIGAAFFGMAMGILSPVLSAWTVDLSGDNNRGRAIATMFISLEAGIGLGAFLSAGLFKNQRENLPLVFFSMAGFALAALAYTVTIYQFKKRRTRAV, encoded by the coding sequence ATGCAAAATAATGCTTCTGCCGGAATATTCACGACACAATTTTGGTTGCTGGGCCTTAGCTCATTTTTGTTCTCTTCCAGTTTCAATATGCTTATTCCCGAGCTTCCGGGCTACCTTTCAACCATGGGCGGGGGCGATTACAAAGGAGCAATCATCGGACTTTTTACGCTGACAGCGGGCTTGTCGCGCCCATTCAGTGGCCGCCTCACCGACCGGATCGGGCGTGTGCCGGTCATGGCTTTCGGGTCATTGGTCTGCTTTGTCTGCGGGTTTTTATATCCCGTTTTTACGACGGTTATGCCGTTTTTGCTCCTCCGGCTGGTACATGGTTTTTCTACCGGTTTCAAGCCTACAGGTACTTCAGCCTATGTGGCCGACATTGTTCCGGCCAATCGCCGGGGTGAGGCCATGGGCATTCACGGCATGTGCATGGGCGTCGGCTCCGCTTTTGGTCCGGCGATCGGGAGTCTGATCAGCCAGGCATTTTCATTGAATGCACTTTTCTATACCTCTTCATTTTTCGCGTTTCTTTCCATTGCCATTCTGCTCAATATGAAGGAGACTCTGAAGGAAAAGCAGCGGCTTTCGGTGGATGCATTTAAGATTACCCGCAGGGATATTTTTGAGCCTGACGTACTCAGTCCGGCCCTCATTACTTTTCTGTGCTACTTCGGCTACGGGGCCGTCTCTACGGTCACGCCCGATTTCAGTACTTACCTCGGCCTGACCAATCGCGGGTACTACTTCATGGTTTTTACGCTATTCTCTATTTTAATAAGGCTTTTCGCAGGCAAAATCTCCGACCAGCATGGCCGTATGCCCGTTACCATCGCCGGCTGCTGTGTACTGACCTGTGCGATGATCATTACCGGCTATGCCGACAGCATTACCTTGTTCCTGATCGGAGCGGCGTTTTTTGGTATGGCGATGGGCATTTTGTCGCCGGTACTGTCTGCCTGGACGGTCGACCTGAGTGGTGACAATAACCGCGGCAGGGCCATTGCCACCATGTTTATTTCGCTGGAAGCAGGTATTGGTTTGGGCGCATTTTTGTCGGCGGGTTTGTTTAAAAATCAAAGAGAAAATCTTCCGCTCGTATTCTTCTCCATGGCAGGATTTGCCCTGGCTGCACTGGCGTACACGGTTACAATTTACCAGTTCAAAAAACGCCGCACCCGTGCTGTTTGA
- a CDS encoding IMPACT family protein, whose translation MLFDDTYRTIAEPAEGFFKDKGSKFFSYAYPLHNESEAKACLAALYELHPKAVHHCYAYRLGTDRMSYRMSDDGEPAGTAGRPILNMLYSKDVTNLLVVVVRYFGGTLLGVPGLINAYKTATEEALNAAEIIVRHFSSTYQLHFGYLQMNDVMRIVKEMELPVLAQAFEMECSLTVEVRSSLIEPFMTRTGKVEGVNVQLLG comes from the coding sequence GTGCTGTTTGACGATACATACCGCACCATCGCGGAACCAGCAGAAGGTTTTTTCAAAGACAAAGGGAGTAAATTCTTTTCTTACGCCTATCCGCTGCACAACGAATCCGAAGCGAAAGCCTGCCTGGCTGCACTATACGAGCTACATCCCAAAGCCGTACATCATTGCTACGCCTATCGCCTCGGTACCGACCGGATGAGCTACCGGATGAGTGATGACGGCGAGCCTGCAGGTACAGCAGGTCGCCCGATCCTGAATATGCTGTATTCCAAAGATGTTACCAATCTGCTGGTGGTAGTCGTAAGGTATTTCGGGGGGACGCTGCTGGGAGTTCCGGGGTTGATCAATGCTTATAAAACCGCGACCGAAGAAGCACTCAATGCAGCTGAAATCATCGTCAGACATTTTTCTAGCACTTACCAGCTGCATTTCGGGTATTTGCAAATGAACGATGTGATGCGGATTGTAAAGGAAATGGAGCTGCCGGTTCTCGCTCAGGCCTTTGAAATGGAATGCAGCCTCACCGTAGAGGTCCGTTCTTCGCTCATTGAACCCTTCATGACCCGCACCGGTAAAGTGGAGGGAGTCAACGTACAGCTTTTGGGATAG
- a CDS encoding RagB/SusD family nutrient uptake outer membrane protein — MKKIAILCSSLALGIFSSCSDSFLDVQPKAALNADILQNKVGVNALLTGAYALLDGWATSEGAYRSYNVGADNWVYGSVASDDAYKGTNAGDQPPISLIETGNIAADNIYFRGKWRGMYDGIARTNDVLHTLAKVTDVTDAERTQIIAEARFLRGHYHFELKKMFNMVPYIDETVYDPNNLESTKLPNTTDIYPKIEEDLKAAYEALPASQSQPGRPTKWAAGAMLAKVYLFQKKYGDAKTILEAIVASGKYRLVDKYHDNFQASTNNNAESVFEVQYSVNDGAAGGENGNIGSTLNYPYGGGAFTTCCGFFQPSVNLANAFKTDANGLPLLDTFNESDLPNDQGIESTAPFTPYTGTLDPRLDWTVGRRGIPYLDWGIHPGKAYVRDQTYGGPYSPKKHVSHKSDPFFASNNRLNANNFRLIRYAQVLLWLAEIEVESGSLEKARGYVNQIRARAAKPEGFVKNADGTPAANYLIKEYPGPWTDQAFARKAVRFEERLELAMEGNRRFDLVRWGIADVVMNSYYAVEGTKRAYLKGAQFIKGKHEYFPIPIQEILNSQVGGKPTLTQNNGY; from the coding sequence ATGAAAAAGATCGCTATACTGTGCTCATCCCTTGCGCTGGGCATTTTCAGCTCCTGCTCGGATTCATTCCTGGACGTTCAGCCCAAGGCTGCGCTCAATGCGGATATTCTGCAGAATAAAGTGGGCGTGAATGCCCTTCTTACGGGTGCCTATGCATTGCTCGACGGCTGGGCCACATCCGAGGGTGCCTACCGCTCCTACAATGTGGGTGCCGACAACTGGGTGTATGGAAGCGTAGCCTCCGACGACGCCTATAAGGGTACCAATGCGGGGGACCAGCCCCCCATTTCACTTATTGAAACCGGGAACATTGCGGCGGATAATATCTACTTCCGGGGTAAATGGAGGGGAATGTACGATGGGATTGCCCGCACCAATGACGTGCTGCATACGCTCGCCAAAGTTACTGATGTGACGGACGCCGAACGTACCCAAATCATTGCCGAAGCCAGGTTTCTGCGCGGGCACTACCATTTTGAGCTGAAAAAAATGTTCAACATGGTGCCTTACATTGACGAGACAGTGTATGACCCGAACAACCTGGAAAGCACCAAGCTTCCGAATACAACCGACATTTACCCTAAAATAGAAGAAGACCTCAAAGCTGCATACGAGGCACTGCCTGCCTCGCAGTCACAGCCGGGCCGCCCGACCAAATGGGCTGCCGGTGCCATGCTGGCGAAGGTTTACCTGTTTCAGAAAAAATACGGTGATGCCAAGACGATTCTGGAAGCCATCGTAGCGAGCGGCAAGTACAGGCTGGTAGACAAGTACCACGATAATTTCCAGGCATCTACCAACAACAATGCCGAGTCTGTATTTGAGGTACAATATTCTGTAAATGACGGAGCTGCCGGAGGTGAAAACGGAAACATCGGTTCCACGCTGAACTACCCCTACGGAGGTGGTGCATTTACCACTTGCTGCGGATTCTTCCAGCCTTCGGTAAACCTTGCAAATGCATTTAAAACGGATGCAAACGGACTTCCCCTGCTCGATACTTTCAATGAATCAGACCTCCCCAATGATCAGGGCATTGAGTCCACAGCTCCATTTACGCCGTACACGGGTACCCTCGATCCACGCCTCGACTGGACTGTAGGACGCCGTGGCATTCCTTACCTCGACTGGGGTATCCACCCGGGAAAAGCCTACGTGCGCGACCAAACCTACGGAGGACCTTACTCGCCCAAAAAACATGTTTCGCACAAGTCGGATCCGTTTTTTGCTTCCAACAACCGGCTTAATGCCAATAATTTCAGGCTGATCCGCTATGCACAGGTTTTACTCTGGCTGGCTGAGATAGAGGTAGAAAGCGGCAGTCTTGAAAAAGCCAGGGGCTATGTAAACCAGATCCGGGCACGTGCTGCCAAACCCGAAGGTTTTGTTAAAAATGCAGACGGTACACCAGCTGCCAACTACCTGATCAAAGAGTATCCGGGACCATGGACCGACCAGGCCTTTGCGCGAAAAGCAGTAAGGTTTGAAGAGCGCCTGGAACTGGCTATGGAAGGCAACCGCCGCTTTGACCTCGTACGCTGGGGCATTGCTGATGTAGTGATGAACAGCTACTATGCGGTGGAAGGAACCAAAAGGGCTTACCTGAAAGGAGCCCAGTTTATAAAAGGCAAACACGAGTATTTCCCGATTCCGATCCAGGAAATCCTCAACAGCCAGGTAGGCGGAAAACCCACGCTGACCCAAAATAACGGATATTAA